In Temnothorax longispinosus isolate EJ_2023e chromosome 2, Tlon_JGU_v1, whole genome shotgun sequence, one DNA window encodes the following:
- the LOC139809136 gene encoding uncharacterized protein, which translates to MGWRDVRLQGNKQHMHLARTFRFAADAASASAAAVTVTSGIISDIPHNIARRAQYTGHCPTLNFALERDSEPNSGMEAEEYPTSQDKEIKKDCNNEATFCKAAPYTQGYTGFIPGRNDRHTYGMTFMKAVEVGGKEWHKTQANLWEQDAIRALSERTDPTHLLSGARADNVDFETDDGDGKDRKTYDYNVDSEKPPIPGYTGHIPGARLEVDHSKGYGESARIGFRGVQKERDERHAKEDMGY; encoded by the exons ATGGGGTGGCGAGACGTGCGATTGCAAGGAAACAAACAGCACATGCATCTCGCAAGAACGTTCAGATTTGCAGCGGACGCGGCAAGTGCATCTGCGGCAGCTGTCACTGTCACGAGCGGAATAATATCCGATATTCCGCACAACATTGCGAGGCGTGCCCA GTACACGGGTCACTGTCCCACCCTTAATTTCGCGTTGGAAAGAGATTCGGAGCCAAATTCCGGTATGGAGGCGGAAGAGTATCCAACTTCTCAGGataaagagattaaaaaagattgtaaTAACGAAGCTACGTTTTGCAAGGCAGCTCCGTACACTCAAGGATATACCG GATTTATTCCTGGCCGCAACGACAGGCATACCTACGGCATGACTTTCATGAAAGCCGTGGAAGTCGGTGGCAAAGAGTGGCACAAAACGCAAGCGAATCTGTGGGAACAGGACGCGATAAGGGCTCTGTCAGAGCGGACAGATCCGACACATCTTCTATCTGGAGCGAGGGCAGATAATGTGGACTTTGAGACCGATGACGGTGATGGCAAAGACAGAAAAACCTACG ATTATAATGTCGACTCAGAAAAACCGCCGATCCCCGGTTATACAGGCCACATTCCAGGAGCGAGACTTGAAGTTGATCATTCCAAGGGGTACGGTGAATCCGCCCGGATAGGATTTCGAGGTGTCCAAAAGGAACGTGATGAGAGGCACGCCAAGGAGGATATGGGCTATTAA